The Globicephala melas chromosome X, mGloMel1.2, whole genome shotgun sequence genome window below encodes:
- the AGTR2 gene encoding type-2 angiotensin II receptor — protein MKDNFTLATISKNITSSLHVGLVNISGNESTFNCSHKPSDKHLDAIPILYYIIFVVGFLVNTIVVTLFCCQKGPKKVSSIYIFNLAVADLLLLATLPLWATYYSYRYDWLFGPVMCKVFGSFLTLNMFASIFFITCMSVDRYQSVIYPFLSQRRNPWQASYIVPLVWCMACLSSLPTFYFRDVRTIEYLGVNACIMAFPPEKYAQWSAGIALMKNILGFIIPLIFIATCYFGIRKHLLKTNSYGKNRITRDQVLKMAAAVVLAFIICWLPFHVLTFLDALAWMGVINSCEVIAVIDLALPFAILLGFTNSCINPFLYCFVGNRFQQKLRRVFRVPITWLQGKRESVSCRKSSSLREMETFVS, from the coding sequence ATGAAGGACAACTTCACCCTTGCCACCATCAGCAAAAACATTACCAGCAGTCTTCACGTCGGACTTGTGAACATTTCTGGCAATGAGTCTACCTTTAACTGCTCCCATAAGCCATCAGATAAGCATTTAGATGCAATTCCTATTCTCTACTACATTATTTTTGTGGTTGGATTTCTTGTCAATACTATCGTGGTTACACTGTTTTGTTGTCAAAAGGGTCCTAAAAAGGTTTCCAGCATTTACATCTTCAACCTGGCTGTGGCTGACTTACTGCTTTTGGCTACTCTTCCTCTCTGGGCAACCTATTATTCTTACAGATATGACTGGCTCTTTGGACCTGTAATGTGTAAAGTTTTTGGTTCTTTCCTGACCCTGAACATGTTTGCAAGCATTTTTTTTATCACGTGCATGAGTGTTGATAGGTACCAATCTGTCATCTACCCCTTTCTGTCTCAAAGAAGAAATCCCTGGCAAGCATCTTATATAGTTCCACTTGTTTGGTGTATGGCCTGTCTGTCCTCATTGCCAACATTTTACTTCCGAGATGTCAGAACAATTGAATATTTAGGAGTGAATGCTTGCATTATGGCTTTCCCACCTGAGAAGTATGCCCAATGGTCAGCTGGGATTGCCTTAATGAAAAATATCCTTGGTTTTATTATCCCTttaatattcatagcaacatgcTATTTTGGAATCAGAAAACACCTACTGAAGACCAATAGCTATGGGAAGAACAGAATAACTCGTGACCAAGTCCTGAAGATGGCAGCTGCTGTTGTTCTGGCGTTCATCATCTGTTGGCTTCCCTTCCATGTTCTGACCTTCCTGGATGCTCTGGCCTGGATGGGTGTCATTAATAGCTGTGAAGTTATAGCAGTCATTGACCTGGCACTTCCTTTTGCCATCCTCCTGGGATTCACCAACAGCTGCATTAATccctttttgtattgttttgttggAAACCGGTTCCAACAGAAGCTCCGCCGTGTGTTTAGGGTTCCGATTACTTGGCTCCAAGGCAAGAGAGAGAGTGTGTCATGCCGAAAAAGTAGTTCCCTTAGAGAAATGGAGACCTTTGTGTCTTAA